Sequence from the Streptomyces sp. NBC_00440 genome:
TCCAGGACCACCCGCAGCGGCTGGGTGGCACCCTCGATACCGCGGACGGCGAGGTGCGGGTCGTCGGCGCGCAGGGTTCCCGAGCCGACGAGGACCGCGTCGGACTCGGCGCGCAGCCGGTGGACGTCGGCGCGGGACTCGGCCGATGTGATCCAGCGGCTCGTCCCGTCGGCGGCCGCGGTGCGGCCGTCGAGCGTCGCCGCGTACTTCCAGGTCACATGGGGGCGGCCGAGGCGTACCGAGGTGAGCCAGGCGGTGTTGCCCGCTTCGGCCTCGTCGGCCAGCACGCCCGCCGTGACCGCGATCCCGGCCGCGCGCAGGGTGTCGGCGCCGCCGGTGGCCTGCGGGTTGGGGTCGGCGACCGCGTACACCACGCGGGCGACGCCGGCGTCGATGAGCGCCTGGGAGCAGGGGCCGGTGCGGCCGGTGTGGTTGCAGGGTTCGAGCGTGACGTACGCGGTGCCGCCGCGCGCTCTGTCACCTGCCGCCGCGAGTGCGTTGACCTCGGCGTGCGGACCGCCTGCCCGCTGGTGGAAGCCTTCGCCCGCCGGTTCGCCCGACGCGTCGAGGACGACACACCCGACGACGGGGTTGGGGCTGGTGGATCCGAGTCCGCGCGCCGCGAGCGCGATGGCTCGGCGCATGGCGTCGACCGCCTGTGGCGACGGAACGGCTGCGGTGGCCACCGGGTCCTCCTGCCTCTTCGGGCACGGACTCCGGGGCCTGTCGATGACGACAGAGAGCGGGACCACACAGGAACGCCGGGACCGGAGGAGGCTGTGTCGAGACGACACGCCACCGGCTACGGCGTACCAATACGGCCCGCCGCGCACTGCCTCCCATCCGGACTTTCACCGTCGGTCCAGGAATTACACCTGGTCAACCGCCCACTGGATGCGGACGGGTCGCGGACTATAACCGCCGGTTCGGAATTACACCGACCCCGGAGTGCGCTGCTGCTGGTACACGGCAAGTCTGCCACGTCCGGCCGTCGGCCATGCGGGCGAGCCGATGTGGGCTGGCTCACAGGCAACTGCGACCGTCCGGTCACAGCGCGTGCCGGGCGGCCGGTCAGCCGCCGAACAGATCGTCCTGCGCCGCGTCCCGCGCCGTCAGCAGTGCGCCGTGCAGCACCGCCGCGCCGCCGAGAGTCCCGGCCCGCACTTCGGTACGCAGCGGGGAGAGTGCGGCCAGGCGCCGTTCCACCCGGGCCGCGAGGTCCGCGCCCCCCGCGTGGCCGATCTCGCCGCCCAGCACCACACAGCCCGGGTCGACCACCGCGGCGACGGCTGCGGCGCCGAGGGCGATGTGCCCGGCCAGCGCCTCCAGGAAGTCCTCGCCGCGGCGGCCCGCCGACGGAGCGGCCCGCACGACGGCGGCCGCCGGGGGTTCCCGTACCTCCGGCACCGCCGTGACGGCGTGCCGGTCGGCCAGCGCGCAGATCGCCGCGCTGCCCGCCAGGCCATGGAACCCCTCGCCGCAGTCGGTGGCCGACGGGAGCCCCCCGCCGGGAACCGGGAGGAAGCCGATCTCCCCCGCGCCGCCCGACGCGCCCCGGCGCAGTTTCCCTTCGAGGACGAGGGCGGCGCCGACGCCGTGCCCGAGCCAGAGCAGGACGAAGGTGTCGAGCCCGCGGGCCGCGCCGGTCCGCTGCTCGGCCAGGGCGGCGAGATTGGTCTCGTTCTCGACCAGGACGGTGGCGGGCAGCCGCTCCTGGAGCGCGCCGACCAGGCTGCGGTGCCAGGCGGGCAGCCCGCTGGAGTTGCGGAGTTCGCCGGTGGCCGGGTCGATGAGGCCCGGGGCGCCGATCCCGACGCTGTGCAGCCGGGCCGCGCCGGCCTGCCGCACGGTGCGCTCCAGCAGGGCGGCCGCCTCCTCCACGGCGTCGGCGGGGCCGGGGCCCGCACCGTCTCCGATGGGCAGCGTGGCCTCGGCGAGTACCGCGCCGAGCAGGTCGGTGACGACCACGGCGACGCTTCCCGTCCGTACGTCGAGGGCCGCGAGGTGCG
This genomic interval carries:
- a CDS encoding ROK family transcriptional regulator produces the protein MPASSITARAVNDRIALDLLQGEGPLTAGQLKTLTGLSRPSVADLVERLQTAGLISVVGEAGAERRGPNARVYGIVADRAHLAALDVRTGSVAVVVTDLLGAVLAEATLPIGDGAGPGPADAVEEAAALLERTVRQAGAARLHSVGIGAPGLIDPATGELRNSSGLPAWHRSLVGALQERLPATVLVENETNLAALAEQRTGAARGLDTFVLLWLGHGVGAALVLEGKLRRGASGGAGEIGFLPVPGGGLPSATDCGEGFHGLAGSAAICALADRHAVTAVPEVREPPAAAVVRAAPSAGRRGEDFLEALAGHIALGAAAVAAVVDPGCVVLGGEIGHAGGADLAARVERRLAALSPLRTEVRAGTLGGAAVLHGALLTARDAAQDDLFGG
- the ribD gene encoding bifunctional diaminohydroxyphosphoribosylaminopyrimidine deaminase/5-amino-6-(5-phosphoribosylamino)uracil reductase RibD, with translation MRRAIALAARGLGSTSPNPVVGCVVLDASGEPAGEGFHQRAGGPHAEVNALAAAGDRARGGTAYVTLEPCNHTGRTGPCSQALIDAGVARVVYAVADPNPQATGGADTLRAAGIAVTAGVLADEAEAGNTAWLTSVRLGRPHVTWKYAATLDGRTAAADGTSRWITSAESRADVHRLRAESDAVLVGSGTLRADDPHLAVRGIEGATQPLRVVLDTHARSLTRTARVLDDAAPTLVVVGKGVTTPPLPGASAAEVARLPYDGAGIAVDALLAELHARGVRSVLLEGGPTLAGSFVAAGAVDRVVGYLAPVLLGAGPAALADAGITTITDALRLDVTETVRIGPDLRITATPKER